The Thermocrinis ruber genome has a window encoding:
- the rplB gene encoding 50S ribosomal protein L2 encodes MGVRKLKPVTNGQRHAVLYDFAEITKSEPEKSLTYFYKRAKGRSHGKITARSRGGGHKKRYRIIDFKRDKSLVPAKVAAIEYDPFRSARIALLHYADGEKRYIIWPEGLKVGDTVMSISYEDAEAGKELPEIKPGNALPLKYIPVGTIIHNIELHPGKGGQLVRAAGTSAQVLGKVGDYVQVRLPSGEIRLIHQRCMATVGAVGLAEHELVKYGKAGRYRWLGWRPHTRGTAMNPVDHPHGGGEGKTKGKHPESPWGWKTKGYKTRRGKKYSDKFILVNRKGKPLKEGVK; translated from the coding sequence ATGGGTGTAAGAAAATTAAAGCCGGTTACCAACGGACAGAGGCACGCAGTCCTCTATGACTTTGCAGAGATCACCAAGAGTGAGCCCGAAAAGTCCTTGACCTACTTTTACAAAAGGGCTAAAGGGCGCTCTCATGGTAAGATCACCGCTAGGTCAAGAGGTGGAGGACACAAGAAGAGATACAGGATTATAGACTTCAAGAGGGATAAGAGCCTTGTGCCTGCCAAGGTGGCAGCAATAGAGTATGACCCCTTCAGGTCTGCACGTATAGCATTGCTACACTACGCAGATGGTGAAAAGAGGTATATTATCTGGCCCGAAGGTCTCAAGGTTGGAGATACCGTCATGTCCATATCCTACGAAGACGCTGAGGCGGGGAAGGAACTTCCGGAAATAAAACCCGGCAACGCATTACCCTTAAAGTACATCCCTGTGGGAACTATAATCCACAACATAGAACTTCATCCCGGAAAGGGTGGTCAGCTGGTTAGGGCTGCGGGCACCTCTGCGCAGGTTTTGGGTAAGGTTGGTGATTATGTACAGGTTAGGTTGCCCTCTGGAGAGATAAGACTCATCCACCAAAGGTGCATGGCTACCGTTGGTGCGGTTGGTTTGGCAGAGCACGAGCTTGTAAAGTACGGAAAAGCTGGTAGATACCGTTGGCTTGGCTGGAGACCTCATACTCGTGGAACAGCCATGAACCCAGTGGACCACCCCCACGGTGGTGGTGAGGGTAAAACCAAAGGAAAGCATCCCGAATCTCCTTGGGGATGGAAAACCAAAGGATACAAGACCAGAAGGGGCAAAAAGTACTCAGACAAGTTTATTCTTGTTAACAGGAAGGGTAAACCTCTAAAGGAGGGTGTTAAGTAA
- the rpsS gene encoding 30S ribosomal protein S19, with amino-acid sequence MWEQYRKLVDKKAWVDPKLWSRIRKMNQTGERKVIKTYSRDTTIIPEFVGHTIAVHNGKTFVPVYITSDMVGHKLGEFAPTRTFKGHPEKSSKVAKKK; translated from the coding sequence ATCTGGGAGCAATACAGAAAGCTGGTGGATAAAAAAGCCTGGGTTGATCCAAAGCTTTGGAGTAGGATAAGGAAGATGAACCAGACAGGAGAGAGAAAGGTTATAAAAACTTACAGCAGGGACACCACAATAATACCTGAATTTGTAGGTCACACCATAGCGGTTCATAACGGCAAAACCTTTGTGCCCGTTTATATTACTTCTGATATGGTGGGGCACAAGTTGGGTGAGTTTGCTCCCACCAGGACCTTTAAGGGCCACCCGGAAAAGTCTTCAAAGGTGGCCAAGAAGAAGTGA
- the rplV gene encoding 50S ribosomal protein L22, with protein MEARAILRYARISPLKARQVLRVIQGMKAGDALYQLKFIPKKAARIVEGVLKSAIANAEQKGLDLDSLYIKKAVADDGPMYKKWIPRAHGRATMVRKRTSHITIVLEERKEEG; from the coding sequence ATGGAAGCGAGGGCAATTTTAAGGTATGCTAGGATATCGCCTTTAAAGGCAAGGCAGGTGCTGAGGGTCATTCAGGGGATGAAAGCTGGAGATGCTCTGTATCAGCTTAAGTTCATTCCCAAAAAAGCTGCAAGGATAGTGGAGGGCGTGCTAAAGAGTGCCATAGCCAACGCAGAACAGAAGGGTTTGGACCTTGACAGTCTTTACATAAAAAAGGCGGTGGCGGATGATGGCCCCATGTATAAAAAGTGGATCCCCAGGGCCCACGGTAGGGCGACCATGGTGAGAAAGAGAACTTCTCACATAACTATTGTGTTAGAAGAAAGGAAGGAGGAAGGCTGA
- the rpsC gene encoding 30S ribosomal protein S3, whose amino-acid sequence MGQKTHPIGFRLGITKDWTSKWYADKREYTKLLHQDLKIKEYIKKRYYAAGVSKVIIERAAEKIRIRILVARPGIIIGRKGAEVEQLRKDLLAIAPGYNYSINVEEVRTPELDAQLVAEEIALQIERRVSHRRAMKRAIDNALKAGAKGVKVQVKGRIGGAELARAEWFLVGRMPLQTLRADIDYGFAVAQTKYGVLGVKVWIYKGDILKGGKEEIIKKIEEDLKRAEKEVV is encoded by the coding sequence ATGGGTCAGAAAACGCATCCTATTGGGTTTAGGCTTGGTATTACGAAGGATTGGACCTCCAAGTGGTACGCAGACAAAAGGGAATACACAAAGCTTCTGCATCAAGACTTAAAGATAAAGGAATACATCAAAAAACGCTACTACGCGGCGGGTGTTTCTAAGGTAATCATTGAAAGGGCGGCAGAGAAGATAAGGATCAGGATTTTAGTGGCTAGACCGGGAATCATAATAGGTCGCAAGGGTGCAGAGGTAGAACAGCTGAGGAAGGACCTCTTGGCTATAGCCCCCGGTTATAACTACAGCATAAACGTAGAGGAGGTTAGAACTCCAGAACTGGATGCCCAGCTTGTAGCGGAGGAAATTGCCCTTCAGATAGAAAGAAGGGTCTCCCACAGGCGAGCAATGAAAAGGGCAATAGACAATGCCCTAAAGGCAGGGGCAAAAGGTGTAAAGGTTCAGGTGAAGGGAAGGATAGGTGGTGCGGAACTGGCAAGGGCAGAGTGGTTCTTGGTGGGAAGGATGCCCCTTCAGACCCTAAGGGCGGATATAGACTACGGTTTTGCGGTAGCCCAGACCAAGTACGGCGTCTTGGGTGTGAAGGTTTGGATATACAAGGGAGACATTCTAAAGGGTGGCAAAGAGGAGATCATCAAAAAGATAGAAGAGGACCTTAAAAGAGCAGAAAAGGAGGTAGTCTGA
- the rplP gene encoding 50S ribosomal protein L16 has product MSFLAPKKTKFRKQQRGTLKGKAFRGNKVSFGEYGIQALEAHWLTQRQIEAGRVTLVRALKKGAKIWVTIFPDKPYTRKPNEVRMGGGKGDPEGFVAVVKPGRILYEFSGVSEDVAEEACRLVASKLPIKVRLVKKHGGIGA; this is encoded by the coding sequence ATGTCTTTCTTGGCACCTAAAAAAACAAAGTTTAGAAAACAGCAAAGAGGAACACTAAAAGGTAAAGCCTTCAGAGGCAACAAAGTATCCTTTGGAGAGTACGGCATACAAGCCTTAGAGGCTCATTGGCTCACCCAAAGGCAGATAGAAGCGGGCAGGGTCACCTTGGTCAGAGCTCTGAAAAAGGGTGCGAAGATATGGGTCACCATTTTCCCTGACAAGCCCTACACCAGGAAGCCCAATGAGGTTCGTATGGGTGGTGGAAAGGGTGACCCTGAAGGTTTTGTGGCGGTGGTAAAGCCAGGTAGGATTCTCTATGAATTCTCAGGTGTGTCGGAGGATGTGGCGGAAGAGGCTTGCAGGCTGGTGGCGTCTAAATTGCCCATAAAGGTAAGGCTTGTCAAAAAGCATGGAGGTATTGGAGCATGA
- the rpmC gene encoding 50S ribosomal protein L29 gives MKAKELRKLSLQDLLKKEEELRREILNLRFKKQIEGLKDKMAIRKARRDLARVLTIIKEKQMEGQK, from the coding sequence ATGAAGGCTAAGGAGCTCAGAAAGCTTTCCCTCCAAGACCTCTTGAAAAAAGAAGAAGAACTCAGAAGAGAGATTCTAAACTTACGCTTTAAAAAGCAAATAGAAGGACTTAAGGATAAGATGGCCATCAGGAAAGCAAGAAGAGACTTGGCAAGGGTTCTAACCATTATCAAGGAAAAGCAGATGGAGGGACAAAAATGA
- the rpsQ gene encoding 30S ribosomal protein S17 has translation MSWHTKRKEFVGVVVSDKMDKTVVVRVDRRVPHPIYKKHIIKSKKYHAHDPNNECRVGDVVVIRETRPISKTKRWVVVKILQRAKSPELLQETPQET, from the coding sequence ATGAGCTGGCACACGAAAAGAAAGGAGTTTGTGGGTGTTGTTGTTAGCGACAAAATGGACAAAACGGTAGTTGTGCGTGTGGATAGAAGAGTGCCCCACCCTATATACAAAAAGCACATCATAAAGAGCAAAAAATACCACGCACACGATCCCAACAACGAGTGCAGAGTGGGAGACGTGGTGGTCATAAGGGAAACAAGGCCCATCTCAAAAACAAAAAGATGGGTAGTAGTTAAGATCTTGCAAAGGGCTAAATCTCCAGAACTTCTTCAAGAAACTCCTCAAGAAACTTAA
- a CDS encoding DsrE family protein, whose protein sequence is MRVLFLVKGDPFSWRCHEALRVALALGINHEVFLVFIKDGVYALTKWKHEKLLIHGFEKLLENMGYVNVKLFVEDLSAEERGLKKEDFAVDVEFVNMESVKDMLASSEAVLVW, encoded by the coding sequence ATGCGCGTTCTATTTTTGGTAAAAGGCGACCCGTTCTCGTGGAGATGCCACGAAGCCTTAAGGGTTGCCTTGGCTTTAGGTATAAACCACGAGGTTTTTCTTGTTTTTATAAAGGATGGAGTTTATGCTCTAACCAAGTGGAAGCATGAAAAACTCCTCATACATGGCTTTGAAAAGCTCTTGGAGAACATGGGTTATGTAAATGTTAAGCTCTTCGTGGAGGACCTCTCTGCGGAAGAGAGGGGGCTAAAAAAGGAAGACTTTGCAGTGGATGTGGAGTTTGTAAACATGGAAAGCGTAAAAGACATGTTGGCTTCCTCGGAGGCGGTTCTGGTATGGTAA
- a CDS encoding sulfurtransferase TusB codes for MVKTLWLVRKLGDFSSDLVGEDDIVVLIQDAVLRFPYKRNWYACKEDVEARGLKVSPDKLKSYEDIAELILTAQKVVVW; via the coding sequence ATGGTAAAGACCCTGTGGTTGGTTAGAAAGTTGGGGGACTTCAGCTCCGACTTGGTGGGAGAGGATGATATTGTGGTGTTGATTCAGGACGCGGTGCTTAGGTTTCCATACAAGAGAAACTGGTATGCTTGCAAAGAGGATGTGGAAGCTAGAGGACTGAAGGTAAGCCCAGATAAGTTAAAGTCTTACGAGGATATTGCAGAGCTCATTCTTACAGCACAAAAGGTGGTCGTCTGGTAG